Proteins found in one Plasmodium malariae genome assembly, chromosome: 13 genomic segment:
- the PmUG01_13022000 gene encoding glutathione peroxidase-like thioredoxin peroxidase, putative, with translation MKILLFIKVTLALLILQRNISSMFGFFKKITISKGDLRPTLYDYDVKSLDGKTISMSTYKNKVLVIFNSASKCGLTSSQIEQFNQLYERLQAKGLELLAFPTYQFLNQEYQNVCDIRAFNEKKNVKYSTFAPVEVNGENTNDLFKFLKANCESMHDKNGKLENIGWNFGKFLVDRKGNVVKYFSPRTSPLDMEKFIVELL, from the exons atgaaaatattgctGTTCATAAAGGTAACCTTAGCACTATTAATTCTTCAGAGGAATATATCAAGCATGTTtggattttttaaaaaaattaccatCTCAAAGGGCGATTTACGACCTACTCTTTATGATTATGATGTAAAATCTTTAGATGGGAAAACCATATCAATGTccacatataaaaataaggttTTAGTTATTTTCAACTCTGCATCAAAATGTGGTTTAACGAGTAGTCAGATTGAACAGTTTAACCAGTTATATGAACGGCTACAAGCAAAGGGATTGGAG CTCCTTGCATTTCCAACGTACCAATTTCTAAATCAGGAATACCAAAACGTATGTGATATACGCGCatttaacgaaaaaaaaaatgttaagtATAGTACCTTTGCTCCTGTTGAAGTGAATGGCGAAAATACAAATGACTTGTTTAAGTTTCTGAAGGCCAACTGTGAATCG ATGCATGATAAGAATGGCAAGCTAGAAAATATCGGGTGGAATTTTGGAAAATTTTTAGTTGATAGAAAGGGAAATGTTGTCAAGTACTTTTCACCGAGGACAAGCCCATTAGATATGGAAAAATTTATTGTCgagttattataa